One Lacipirellulaceae bacterium DNA window includes the following coding sequences:
- a CDS encoding P63C domain-containing protein, producing MAHHNYQEFLKMAKFASSEAGKKGGQARAKKLSKSQRSVAARRAALARWSKEGKELPQATHEGVLHIGDAEISCYVLANGERVMSTRGIMKGLGRVWRGRKYPGTQLPVFLEAKNLKPFISEDLIAGPNMVKFLTPGKDPFVAEGYHAELMPAICDTYLKAREAGVLTPSQVKVAAQAEILMRGFAHVGIIALVDEATGYQRDRSRDELAKILEAFVAKEIQKWLKTFDLEFYELICEIRDEPISRAKKRPQYFGKLTNNLIYQRLAPGVLDELERLNPTNAKGQRKRKHFQHLTPDMGHPKLKEHLAGVTTAMKMAKLQGLKWSEFLKLLDKTHPKWQSMPLFDNLESK from the coding sequence ATGGCACACCATAATTACCAGGAGTTTTTGAAAATGGCGAAATTCGCATCTAGCGAGGCTGGGAAAAAGGGCGGTCAGGCCCGCGCTAAGAAGCTCAGCAAATCACAGAGATCTGTTGCTGCTCGAAGGGCGGCGTTGGCTCGATGGAGCAAGGAAGGTAAAGAGTTGCCCCAGGCGACGCATGAGGGCGTACTGCATATAGGGGATGCTGAGATTAGCTGCTATGTCCTGGCAAATGGAGAGAGAGTGATGTCTACCAGAGGCATCATGAAAGGGCTTGGTAGGGTGTGGAGAGGCCGAAAATACCCTGGGACCCAATTGCCAGTTTTTTTGGAGGCAAAGAACCTAAAACCCTTTATTTCAGAGGATTTGATCGCGGGACCTAACATGGTCAAATTCCTGACTCCGGGGAAGGACCCGTTCGTTGCCGAAGGTTACCATGCCGAGTTAATGCCTGCTATATGCGACACTTACTTGAAAGCAAGAGAAGCCGGTGTCCTGACGCCATCTCAAGTCAAGGTTGCGGCTCAGGCAGAAATACTAATGCGTGGCTTTGCCCACGTTGGGATTATTGCTCTTGTAGATGAGGCGACAGGCTACCAGCGCGATCGCTCGCGTGATGAGTTGGCTAAAATACTCGAAGCGTTTGTCGCTAAAGAGATTCAGAAGTGGCTAAAGACGTTTGACCTGGAATTCTATGAGCTAATCTGTGAAATTCGGGACGAACCAATATCTAGGGCTAAGAAGCGTCCGCAGTATTTCGGCAAGCTAACCAACAACTTGATTTATCAGCGATTGGCACCAGGCGTCTTGGATGAACTTGAGCGATTGAATCCCACGAACGCAAAAGGCCAAAGAAAGCGAAAACACTTTCAGCACTTGACGCCTGATATGGGACACCCAAAGCTAAAGGAGCATCTGGCAGGCGTAACTACCGCAATGAAGATGGCTAAGCTGCAAGGCTTGAAGTGGTCTGAGTTTCTCAAGCTACTCGATAAGACGCATCCCAAATGGCAATCAATGCCACTATTTGACAATTTAGAATCTAAG